In the Populus trichocarpa isolate Nisqually-1 chromosome 1, P.trichocarpa_v4.1, whole genome shotgun sequence genome, tgatCTGACCGGTACATATAATGAATGGCCTTGGATTGTAAATTTAAACCTGTGATATTCAAAATCAGTGACACATTTTTTGTGGATTTGTATTACACATGAACCCCTAAAATGGTTTGCCTCTCTTCGTTGATTGTAATTTATTGGGCATCTGGCATTATGGCATTCATTTTCTCAGTGAACCTGTTCTGTGTGATTATGATAGTGTCTTTCACAGAATGACATTATAATCTAAATTATCCTGCTTTGGGATGAAATGGCTTGTAGATAGCTTTCTCttatttcaagtttattttcgtatcaataatttaatcttGCAAAGAGTATTTAAGGAAGTGTGAGAACACCTACAAGTTATTTCTTAGTTTGTTCTTTGGATATTTGCACTAACGATTCCTTCTTTTCCCCCCACAGGACAACAAGATGGAGATGCAAGTGGTAGATCAAAACAAAGCAGAAGTGAAAAGAAGAGTCGTAAAGCTATGTTGAAGCTTGGAATGAAAACTATCCCTGGTGTTAGTCGGGTTACAGTAAAAAAGAGCAAGAATGTaagcttttcattttattttgattgattcaTATTGCTTGCTTTTCGGAAAAACTCAgctttgatatatttttcttgtctgCCAACACCTAACTTGGGTACCCACTTAAACCAGATCTTGTTTGTTATCTCCAAACCTGATGTTTTCAAGAGCCCAACATCTGACACATATGTGATCTTTGGGGAGGCGAAGATCGAGGACTTGAGCTCCCAACTACAAACTCAGGCAGCAGAGCAGTTCAAGGCACCTGATCTCAGTCATGTGATTTCAAAACCTGAGACTTCAGCCGTGGCTCAGGATGACGAAGAGGTAGATGAAACTGGCGTGGAGCCAAAGGATATTGAATTAGTGATGACCCAGGCGGGAGTCTCCAGATCAAAGGCTGTCAAAGCTCTGAAGGCTGCAGATGGAGACATCGTTTCTGCAATCATGGATCTGACCACTTGATAAGTGCCTTATCTAAAATGTCGTCATAGAGACAATCTAAAACGTCATGTGATAGAGACAGCTATTGTGGCTTTCCCGGCTGTGGGTTTTCAAGTCAAgtatctttttcaaattttgttatcTTGTGATTTCCATGGTGTTTTCAGTTGTATTTTATCAGTAAACAAGTCTGGAATGCAACTTTTAGTGAAGAGCTTTCATTTTTCATGTCCAGCTTTATAGAAACAGAACCTTTTCTCGCAATCGTTCCTTGTGTTTTCAAAAGGTTGCAGAATTTAAGATATCGGCTACATGATGGTTGAACTTAGGAATAAGAATCTTTGGTTCAATATTTCTAAGTTACCAGTGATAACTGAGTAATCTGTACAGGCTAGTTTTTACCTACCAGCCAATCTTCATAAATTTAGCTAGTTTACTATATTTTTCAGAACACTACAGTTCATTAGGTCAGTTAGCTTCCttgagcttttattttattttatttttccttgggCTTTTTAGCTTTAATCCACCTTAACCATCAAAgttctccatttctttttctgataAAATGCTAACTTTCAACATATAACTAATGGTGTAGGAGTAAATCCATGCcatcaaaaacattaattatttcccAACAATAAGTAGCTGCATCCGAGTACCTCCTCTCGTTCACAGAACAAATGAAGTTATAAAGTTGACAGGTTAAGTAAACTGCTTCATGGATGCGTAGCAGCAGAGAGGGGGAGGGGCTGTTGAAATGGGTGGAGCATTATAGGACAAGTCAATATAGAATGCCTACTTGCTGCCCATCAAATCAGACAGCCtgcaaaaataatcaaacctaaAATAGCAGGTAACTGTGAAAAGAGAAACTTTCTTTTATAGAAATCATCAGCAAGCCATTTTCTCAGCAAGCCActtcaaggaaaaagaaaatccaaaagcTAGCAGTCAATCAAAGCTACAGTGTCAGTTCTACAGTCCAAGAGAATGAGAGAAACTACAGAACACTCACCCAGACCTCAAGAGTGGATAAGGACTAGAAGTATGTAATTTCTTCTATAGGCAATATGAACTTATAAATGTATAATAGAGGCACGACTAACTAATGAGTTTTAGTCATTATGCTAGATATAGCATCTAATTTGAGAAAAAGGTCTCGATTCAGGAACTAATAACATGGAATAAGCATTCTATACCACTCATTAAACTACTATGGTGTTTCCTCTTCTGTGTTCACCATCTAGCTTTTACTATGATTTATATATACCGGGTTTATAACTCTATGCAACGGCTAGGATCACTTATCGTCTGTTAATTGCACATCAAAACACAAATGATCGGGGAATACTGAACTAGATCTTAATGTAGCCATGGACATATTCTGAACTACCAAGGCGGTTCCTCTTCTGCAGTTATCATGCAGCTTTTACAAGCTTATACGTGGCTTAAAAACCTAAGTCACAATAAGGAATAAGGATCACTTCTCATCTATTAATTGCACAATCAAATGCACTTGATTGGGGAATACCGAACTAGATATAATTTTATGCATGTTATCTCCCATCTTCGAATCATCTAGTTTGTGATGTTTGTGGATACACAACAAAATTAATGTAGGAGCTCTTCACTTCAAGAATTGTTTTCCGGACCCACATATATCTCCTTAGCAAACATGGAACAACAAACAACTTTGACAAGCATAATACTTTGCATGAACATACATGAACATAGATACATATGTATGCATCTAAACACACAACCACACGATATCAGAACAGCAGCCCAGTAAATCACCAGTTATTTGCAAGTTCCACGTTGCGAAGACAAGTGAAAATATTAGCTGGGATTTACTCCTTGAATGTTGATTTGTATTCGTTTCGAGGAGAGATGAATGAACTCAATATTTATTACACCAATGATCTATTTTCACTATTACCAAGAGCATCAATTGGAGGTACATCTTCAGGTTTACTTCATCCCGTTTCATGCCATTTGGTTTGCACATGAATTACACCATTGAATACATCATAATTTAAGAATGACATAATAGAGTTAAATATTAACACCTTTTAAGTTCTCGCATCAAAGAAGGGAGTTCAAACTTTATAACGGATAAAAAGGCTAATAGAAGACATGATAAAAAGAGAGAACGAAGAAAAAGAAGCACCATCAAAATGAGACACCTCTAAGAATGTACTGAGAGAAATGATGAACCACCAAACTCATTGTGTTAGAAAAATAAGTTcagaaacataaattaaattagattgcTATTATGTTGTGCATTGTAGATGCAATCTGACTTCTCATTGCATGATAAGAATCAAATCTgcaaaatgataagaaattgatcaaagaattcaaacaaatattgagTGATATAAAGTGGACAAGCAAAAACTAGCTATAGGTCAGAAGCAAAGAAGCAATTTAGGCAACTTACATGTATGCCATCAactatctttcttttttgtcttacCATTACCCATGTACAGCTCCAATAAACCAGGGACTACATCTACATACCTGTGGACATAATTTGTCAAGAAATTCTTCTCGTTTATTGTTAGCAAAGTAGTCATCTTCTTGTCTCTACTTGTCAGCTTCTTCGACTTCAAAACCTTTATAACATTATACCTTGGACGAACCCTTTTATCAATTGAATAGCCAAGAAAAAGGGGACAGGCAATTATGTTTTGTCTCTCCAGCTCCATTGTATTGATAAAGAAATCCATTGAACTCCTGATTTTCTTCTCTGACAATGCTAGTATTGGGGGGTAGCGCTTAAAAGCCCCCAAAATCTCCTCTTCACTCCACTGCGAACTCTTCATcccttcaattttcttcttccaagTCGTTTCAGGCAACTGTATCCTCACGCGAAGAGCATGTATAAAGATATTATCCTCTACATCAAGGCCCATACTCTTAAGAGCATGTAATGCATAAACCATCCTGTCCATCTTTTGTAGTACAGCTCTTGGTTGCCAGAGAATTAGCTTTGCAACCCTATCAAGAGGCAATCCCTCTTTAATCAACAAATCAACATTTGGTTGAATAACAACCTTAAGATTCACCGTCAACAGCCAAGAAGCACGCTTAAGAGCCACTACAAGGTTCTCCTTACAACCAAGAAGTGAGTTCAATAACTCAAAACATGGTTTTATTTGAGAATCTAAAGCTCTTCTCAAAACAGACGGATTTGATAGAATAAGCTGAGGCAGAAGCTGACCCACAAACCCATTTTCAGTGAAGAAGTCGAATTTGGGTTTTAGATTGCTTCCCACTCTGACTTGAAGGACTCGGGGATACTTGTCGATTAGTTTGGAAATGTGGGTGTTGCTAAAGTCATGATCTTTCAAGTACTGAAGCACAGAATAAGCATTTGGGAGGTTCTTCTTGTCGTGTTGGAGCTTCTGGTAAGTTGAAAGGGCCAACTGTGAAGGAAGCCCGCATGAATCGATGAGGTATTGAACCTTAAATGATGACGGTGATGCAGATGTTTTCAAGAAACGTTTTTGAATCAGAGAGAGCAGGAGTAGGCTTCTGAGGGGTACGTGGTTAGCCATTTTGAAGGCAAATTCTTCTCTTTCCTAGAAGATAGTAATCATGAGAGATTCACAGTTTAGAGAGGAGCTGGGCAAAAACAGACAGACAGACGAGAGTAGGGCTTTTGTTGGAAGCAAAGTGGTTGATGTTGCAGAGGAAATGACAggtgctcttttttttatttctattccaTTGGGCCAATTCAACACCCACCATGAATCGGGCCGTTTTGTGAGCCCGGTTCAGTGATCAAAACATTATACTTGCATCCTCTCACAAATCACCGCTAatgtgcattttttattttattttagtgcttaaactttttttctttgatttgatcCTTTTTTGGCTAAATAAATTACCATTTGCTTTCAATTAGTTGATGAAGGGTAGGATTAAAAGCAGGGGACTAGAgtaaaaaagatagagaaacTAGGTGTCTTTTTCAAAATTAGCTCGAAAAATTAACTTTCATCCTTCTACTTtctaattgatatattttcgatccctttttaaaattcattttcgATCTGACACCTACAAATAACcactttgttttttcatctgaCCCATTTCTCGTAACTCGAcccattttttttgcttttttttttcatctgacCAATGACAGCACTGGCCAATTGACTAGTGTTGTTCTTTTCATGTACAAGCCTTGTTCAGCATGGACTTGCATGACAACATCATGGAGAATCTCTAAATTAAATCCGGCCTACAGGTCACAAACAAATTAGAAAGATTAACCAAATTAATCTAAAACGTCATagtttcaaataaaattgaagttaaaaCAAAATTCTGTATTTAAATCAGGTTTTTGCCGTCTCAAAACCACTGTTTATAATTATGGTGCCTACAAATAACCTTAAGCATTATGTGTTTGTTTAATTAACTTCAAATCTAGGAAGAACTAGCAAGCACTTGATAATTTGATCTACGCAGAACAGTATTGAACTTTGCTAGAGCAATACAATGTTCTGTGCAGATGACTGATCCACCATTTGATTTCCATCAATTTTTGCTGAAGAACCGACAGCTCTGCTGGAACAAATGCCTGCGTGCACACAGGCGTGTTAAAGAATGCGTTCCAGGGAAATCCAAAGCAAGAACTTGGGCACTTCCATTCCATTACCATTTGCTTGAAATCTTATTTGGACACATCTTCAGAAGAAAGTCAGGGCCATGAATAATGAAATGCTCTCATCATTTTCATCGCTCTTCTATCACCATCTTTAGAGAAATATCCTTCATCCGTTTTTAAACTCAGcaacaaaaaatccaaacttttcTTCAATCAAATGCAGAGTCAGAATGGTGGTCCagtaaaacatgtatttttggtGAGTTTTGTGTTGGAAGACATGAAAATATTAGCTGGGATTTACTCCTTCAATGTTGAGTTGTATAAGTTTTGGGGAGAGATtaatcaacccaatagtttCTTATGAAAATAGCCTGTTTTCGTTGATATCAAGAACACTATGGGGAAAGCACATCCTCTGGTTTTCTTCGATCCAGTTTCATACCTGTATATTAGAGTTGTTCACAATCAACTCAGTATAAGTATATTTTCACGGACACGAAGAACACCAAGTGGAGTTCATCCCcttgttttctttg is a window encoding:
- the LOC18094359 gene encoding nascent polypeptide-associated complex subunit alpha-like protein 1, yielding MTAQTQEELLAAQLEIQKILEADKPEVEDEEDDEEDDDEDDDKDEDEAEGQQDGDASGRSKQSRSEKKSRKAMLKLGMKTIPGVSRVTVKKSKNILFVISKPDVFKSPTSDTYVIFGEAKIEDLSSQLQTQAAEQFKAPDLSHVISKPETSAVAQDDEEVDETGVEPKDIELVMTQAGVSRSKAVKALKAADGDIVSAIMDLTT
- the LOC7455789 gene encoding transcription termination factor MTERF5, chloroplastic, with the translated sequence MANHVPLRSLLLLSLIQKRFLKTSASPSSFKVQYLIDSCGLPSQLALSTYQKLQHDKKNLPNAYSVLQYLKDHDFSNTHISKLIDKYPRVLQVRVGSNLKPKFDFFTENGFVGQLLPQLILSNPSVLRRALDSQIKPCFELLNSLLGCKENLVVALKRASWLLTVNLKVVIQPNVDLLIKEGLPLDRVAKLILWQPRAVLQKMDRMVYALHALKSMGLDVEDNIFIHALRVRIQLPETTWKKKIEGMKSSQWSEEEILGAFKRYPPILALSEKKIRSSMDFFINTMELERQNIIACPLFLGYSIDKRVRPRYNVIKVLKSKKLTSRDKKMTTLLTINEKNFLTNYVHRYVDVVPGLLELYMGNGKTKKKDS